A genomic segment from Streptosporangium roseum DSM 43021 encodes:
- a CDS encoding STAS domain-containing protein: MIRVVPPAAGTDRAEISVYGDLDSVIGLELRRVVAGHTAAHLVLDLAHVGFLDCAGARALLWADGHVCGRGGVMVIRNPSDLVLRLLRLLRFDRHLLIRQSGDTAGASPGPPGD, from the coding sequence GTGATCAGGGTCGTGCCGCCGGCGGCCGGCACCGACAGGGCGGAGATCTCCGTATACGGCGATCTCGACTCCGTCATCGGTCTCGAGCTGCGACGCGTCGTGGCCGGGCACACCGCCGCGCATCTGGTGCTCGACCTGGCCCACGTGGGTTTCCTCGACTGCGCGGGCGCCAGGGCCCTGCTCTGGGCGGACGGGCACGTGTGCGGCCGGGGTGGTGTGATGGTCATCCGGAACCCCTCCGACCTGGTCCTCCGGCTGCTCCGCCTGCTCCGGTTCGACCGGCATCTGCTGATCCGCCAGTCCGGTGACACGGCCGGGGCGAGCCCCGGCCCGCCGGGGGACTAA
- a CDS encoding beta-N-acetylhexosaminidase, with protein MTDLLPRPAVFAPADGSFPLSPGTPVSGPAELVDGVRLALAVLDPRPAEAGTIVVERDAALDAEAYTLEVTATGVRITAGDRAGAFYAGQTLRQLLPHGAFRTVAQAGWTVPCGRVEDAPRFSWRGVHLDVARHFLPKREVLRMVDLMAAHKLNRLHLHLVDDQGWRVESRVAPRLHEVASHRPRTITSHHKDDPVYDEVPHGGYYTLDDLAEIAAYARARAVTVVPEIDVPGHASAILAAYPSLDARATGGREPEPFPVLDRWGISPAILSPLPPTVDFLTSVIDEIRGALGETPYVHLGGDECVLDDWAASAEIVAFQEELGLESLSGLHAWFLRRLADLLAERGSRAIVWDEAFVSGMLRPDTIVMPWRGPGVARRAAEAGHDVVQTPVFPLYFDYAETSSEEEPLAIGDAITVSDVATFAPAPESWTAEQREHVLGAQFQLWSERLPDGRAVDYRAWPRGCALAEVVWSGSAGPGFGERLEGHLGRLDALGVEYRPPAGPRPWQLGGTGRRRHRPGVVKVDEVMGHLEEMTHLADSTRPSM; from the coding sequence ATGACTGACCTTCTGCCGCGTCCCGCTGTCTTTGCGCCTGCCGACGGCTCGTTCCCGCTCTCTCCCGGCACCCCCGTCTCCGGTCCCGCCGAGCTGGTGGACGGGGTACGGCTCGCGCTCGCCGTGCTTGATCCGCGGCCGGCGGAGGCGGGAACGATCGTGGTGGAGCGGGACGCGGCGCTGGACGCGGAGGCCTACACGCTGGAGGTGACGGCCACCGGCGTGCGGATCACGGCCGGAGACCGCGCGGGGGCCTTCTACGCCGGCCAGACCCTGCGGCAGCTGCTCCCCCATGGGGCGTTCCGGACGGTCGCCCAGGCGGGCTGGACCGTTCCGTGCGGCCGGGTGGAGGACGCGCCCCGGTTCTCCTGGCGCGGCGTCCACCTGGACGTGGCGCGGCACTTCCTGCCCAAGCGCGAGGTGCTGCGGATGGTCGACCTCATGGCGGCGCACAAGCTGAACCGGCTCCATCTCCACCTGGTGGACGACCAGGGATGGCGGGTCGAGAGCCGGGTCGCCCCCAGGCTGCACGAGGTGGCCTCGCACCGGCCGCGCACGATCACCAGCCACCACAAGGACGACCCGGTCTACGACGAGGTGCCGCACGGCGGCTACTACACGCTGGACGACCTCGCGGAGATCGCCGCCTACGCGCGGGCCAGGGCCGTGACCGTCGTGCCCGAGATCGACGTGCCGGGACACGCCTCGGCGATCCTCGCGGCCTACCCCTCGCTCGACGCGCGGGCCACCGGCGGCCGGGAGCCCGAGCCCTTCCCCGTGCTGGACCGGTGGGGCATCTCCCCCGCGATCCTGTCCCCGCTCCCCCCGACGGTCGACTTCCTGACCTCGGTGATCGACGAGATCCGCGGCGCGCTGGGCGAGACGCCTTATGTGCACCTCGGCGGGGACGAGTGCGTGCTCGACGACTGGGCTGCTTCAGCGGAGATCGTCGCGTTCCAGGAGGAGCTCGGCCTGGAGAGCCTGAGCGGCCTGCACGCCTGGTTCCTGCGCCGGCTGGCGGACCTGCTGGCCGAGCGGGGCAGCCGGGCGATCGTCTGGGACGAGGCGTTCGTCAGCGGCATGCTGCGGCCCGACACGATCGTGATGCCGTGGCGCGGGCCGGGCGTGGCCCGGCGCGCCGCCGAGGCCGGGCACGACGTGGTGCAGACACCGGTCTTCCCGCTGTACTTCGACTACGCCGAGACCTCCTCGGAGGAGGAGCCGCTCGCCATCGGCGACGCGATCACCGTGTCGGACGTCGCGACCTTCGCTCCCGCACCGGAGTCGTGGACGGCCGAGCAGCGGGAGCACGTGCTCGGGGCGCAGTTCCAGCTGTGGAGCGAGCGCCTGCCCGACGGCCGGGCGGTGGACTACCGCGCCTGGCCGCGAGGCTGCGCGCTGGCCGAGGTCGTCTGGTCCGGCTCGGCCGGGCCCGGATTCGGGGAGCGGCTCGAAGGGCACCTGGGCCGCCTGGACGCGCTGGGGGTCGAGTACCGCCCGCCGGCAGGCCCGCGCCCCTGGCAGCTCGGCGGCACCGGGCGCCGCCGCCACCGCCCGGGGGTCGTCAAGGTGGACGAGGTCATGGGGCACCTGGAGGAGATGACCCACCTCGCCGACTCCACCCGGCCGAGCATGTGA
- a CDS encoding LacI family DNA-binding transcriptional regulator, protein MSGPSVNTTATRARGFAEPVSPDGFGPRPRPTIRNVAERAGVSKSLVSLVLRGSPHVSEHRRQAVLQAARELGYRPNAVARSLVEGRTHLVGALVADLHNPFYAEFLDGLQESLHGDGLRLLIGNSQWDPAFEDEAVEAFLELRVDGLVLLGIAPTSETLIEATGYTPTVVVGERDIDLGGVDIVVDDDQLGARLAIDHLVELGHHRIAHIEGTRSSSGRFRCEGYLVAMRRHALAPYIMVEQGDCTEEGGTLAARKLLTRDPRPTAIFAANDAVAIGVLAAAAELGLRVPEDLSVIGYDNTHLAGAQPISLTTVDQPRRAMGRSAATLLSDRIGDPGKTSRLRQVTPQLVVRRSTGPAQG, encoded by the coding sequence ATGTCAGGACCGTCGGTCAACACCACCGCCACCCGAGCCCGCGGGTTCGCCGAACCCGTCTCGCCGGACGGCTTCGGACCACGCCCACGGCCCACGATCCGCAACGTGGCCGAGCGGGCCGGTGTCTCCAAATCACTGGTCTCGCTTGTCCTGCGCGGCTCGCCGCACGTCAGCGAGCACCGCAGGCAAGCCGTGCTACAGGCGGCCAGAGAACTCGGCTACCGGCCCAACGCGGTCGCGCGCAGCCTGGTCGAAGGCCGCACCCATCTGGTCGGGGCGCTCGTCGCCGACCTGCACAACCCGTTCTACGCCGAGTTCCTCGACGGCCTGCAGGAGAGCCTGCACGGCGACGGGCTCCGGCTGCTCATCGGCAACAGCCAGTGGGATCCGGCGTTCGAGGACGAGGCGGTCGAGGCGTTCCTGGAACTGCGGGTGGACGGGCTCGTGCTGCTCGGCATCGCGCCCACCAGCGAGACGCTCATCGAGGCCACCGGCTACACGCCGACGGTCGTGGTGGGCGAGCGCGACATCGATCTCGGCGGCGTGGACATCGTCGTGGACGACGACCAACTCGGCGCCCGCCTGGCCATCGACCACCTGGTGGAGCTCGGCCACCACCGGATCGCCCACATCGAGGGCACCCGCTCCTCGTCCGGACGGTTCCGCTGCGAGGGCTACCTGGTCGCGATGCGCAGGCACGCGCTGGCGCCGTACATCATGGTCGAGCAGGGCGACTGCACCGAGGAGGGCGGCACGCTGGCCGCGCGGAAGCTGCTGACCCGCGACCCCCGGCCCACCGCGATCTTCGCCGCCAACGACGCGGTCGCCATAGGCGTGCTCGCCGCGGCGGCCGAGCTGGGCCTGCGGGTGCCCGAGGACCTCTCGGTGATCGGGTACGACAACACCCATCTCGCGGGGGCCCAGCCGATCTCGCTGACCACCGTCGACCAGCCCCGCCGGGCGATGGGCCGCTCGGCCGCGACACTGCTCAGCGACCGGATCGGCGACCCGGGAAAGACCTCGCGCCTGCGCCAGGTCACCCCCCAGCTCGTCGTACGGCGCAGCACCGGCCCCGCCCAGGGGTAG
- a CDS encoding N-acetylmuramoyl-L-alanine amidase: MNVTSKAFAAALVVCGLSAAACGGTVGGATAGSARNDGPASQPVAQATRAALPATATPPAGKSAPAQPLSGKVVVIDPGHNGLNYKHPSKINKKVNVLTQWKACDTTGTATDNGYSEAAFTWDVSQRLAKILKERGATVKLTRSSNSGVGPCITERAAIGNKAKADAAISVHADGAPASGHGFHVIIPKKINGPVDPVVDSSRRLGLDVRDSIKSVAGLPYSTYIGSKALSFRNDLGGLNLSTVPKIFVESGNMRNPGDAAKFQNPAFRQKLALSLADGLQKYLN, translated from the coding sequence ATGAACGTGACCAGCAAAGCATTCGCGGCGGCCCTTGTCGTGTGCGGCCTGAGCGCCGCCGCCTGCGGCGGCACCGTCGGCGGCGCCACCGCGGGCTCGGCACGGAACGACGGCCCCGCCTCCCAGCCGGTGGCCCAGGCCACCAGGGCGGCGCTGCCCGCCACGGCCACTCCCCCGGCGGGCAAGAGCGCCCCGGCCCAGCCGCTGAGCGGCAAGGTCGTGGTCATCGACCCGGGGCACAACGGGCTCAACTACAAGCATCCCTCGAAGATCAACAAGAAGGTCAACGTCCTGACCCAGTGGAAGGCCTGCGACACCACCGGCACCGCCACCGACAACGGTTACAGCGAGGCCGCCTTCACCTGGGACGTCTCCCAGCGCCTGGCCAAGATCCTCAAGGAGCGCGGCGCGACGGTCAAGCTGACCAGGTCCAGCAACTCCGGCGTGGGCCCGTGCATCACCGAGCGCGCGGCGATCGGCAACAAGGCCAAGGCGGACGCGGCGATCTCGGTCCACGCCGACGGGGCTCCCGCCTCCGGGCACGGCTTCCACGTGATCATCCCGAAGAAGATCAACGGTCCGGTGGACCCGGTGGTGGACTCGTCCAGGAGGCTCGGCCTCGACGTCCGCGACTCCATCAAGTCGGTCGCCGGCCTGCCGTACTCCACCTACATCGGCAGCAAGGCCCTGAGCTTCCGCAACGACCTCGGCGGCCTGAACCTCTCCACGGTTCCCAAGATCTTCGTCGAGTCCGGCAACATGAGGAACCCGGGCGACGCGGCCAAGTTCCAGAACCCGGCGTTCCGGCAGAAGCTGGCGCTCTCCCTCGCCGACGGGCTGCAGAAATACCTCAATTAA
- a CDS encoding GAF domain-containing protein, with the protein MAQGVEFPQLVNRTMNALAVELGADGAALMPVDDHDRLRAGAGPDDEGLRLEPVRERTGSGPAVGSLARGADVAVDDLRAARPLGSSALAGRVPGIRAVLTVPPRADDRLIGTPNFHDRDSREWPPAKVRAGERLGELMVMVMRTLAHKTFIPGQS; encoded by the coding sequence ATGGCCCAAGGTGTCGAATTCCCCCAGCTCGTCAACCGTACTATGAACGCCCTCGCGGTCGAGCTCGGGGCTGACGGCGCGGCCCTGATGCCGGTCGACGACCACGACCGGTTACGCGCGGGCGCCGGACCCGACGACGAGGGCCTGCGGCTGGAGCCGGTGCGGGAGCGGACGGGCTCCGGACCGGCGGTGGGGAGTCTCGCCCGCGGTGCGGACGTGGCGGTCGACGACCTCCGGGCCGCCCGCCCCCTCGGTTCTTCCGCCCTGGCCGGGCGGGTCCCCGGGATCCGCGCGGTGCTGACGGTGCCGCCGCGCGCGGACGACCGGCTGATCGGCACCCCGAATTTCCACGACCGTGACAGCCGTGAATGGCCGCCCGCGAAAGTCCGGGCGGGAGAACGCCTCGGCGAGCTCATGGTGATGGTCATGCGGACCCTCGCCCATAAGACATTCATTCCTGGGCAGTCGTAG
- a CDS encoding phosphatase PAP2 family protein gives MALFSVPFILLLVFVMSSFAPLNDFDESVAHRLHAYALANPGYARFLNVATEVFGPNVWRALVVMAAAWFWFRGARRLAVWAVVTITVSGLLNLAVKEIVDRARPALPDPVSWAPGASFPSGHTMGAATGTCVLVLLLLPYLRSWSSRLASWAVAAVLTVFVAYSRVALGVHWFSDVVAGIALGVVVVAGIVAGFESWRRSEGRRPVEPHKEGVEPEAS, from the coding sequence GTGGCGCTTTTCTCGGTGCCGTTCATCCTGTTGCTGGTCTTCGTGATGTCCTCCTTCGCGCCGCTGAACGACTTCGACGAGAGCGTGGCCCACCGGCTCCATGCGTACGCCCTGGCCAATCCCGGCTACGCGCGATTCCTCAACGTGGCGACGGAGGTGTTCGGCCCGAACGTGTGGCGCGCGCTGGTGGTGATGGCCGCGGCCTGGTTCTGGTTCCGGGGCGCGCGGCGCCTGGCGGTCTGGGCGGTCGTCACGATCACCGTCAGCGGCCTGCTGAACCTGGCGGTCAAGGAGATCGTCGATCGGGCCCGGCCCGCCCTGCCCGACCCGGTGTCATGGGCACCGGGCGCCTCGTTCCCCTCCGGGCACACGATGGGTGCGGCGACGGGCACGTGCGTCCTCGTGCTTCTCCTGCTGCCCTACCTGCGGAGCTGGTCCTCCCGCCTCGCCTCATGGGCCGTCGCGGCGGTCCTGACCGTCTTCGTTGCCTACAGCCGGGTCGCCCTCGGCGTCCACTGGTTCAGCGACGTGGTCGCGGGGATCGCGCTGGGCGTCGTGGTCGTCGCGGGGATCGTCGCGGGGTTCGAGAGCTGGCGCCGGTCCGAGGGGCGCAGGCCTGTCGAGCCGCACAAGGAAGGCGTCGAGCCCGAGGCGTCCTGA
- a CDS encoding GAF and ANTAR domain-containing protein — protein sequence MDVVDTLFGYSGAGLMFAEEGKDLRYLVATDDRGRSLEGAQLHLGQGPCVSAYEENTAVTSFDVHVDPRWPKLADRLHPEVRAVAGVPVRLGGDPVGTLNVYQSEPYNWDESDIQALYAYADVIEQLLTAAMAAEEKSALADQLQYALDYRVIIERAVGYLMGKHDLTAAQAFTGLRKQARDSRRRVADLAAEVLGEGAGELR from the coding sequence GTGGATGTCGTGGACACGCTTTTCGGCTATTCGGGTGCGGGCCTGATGTTTGCGGAGGAGGGCAAGGATCTGCGCTACTTGGTCGCCACCGACGACCGGGGCCGCAGCCTTGAGGGAGCCCAGCTCCACCTCGGCCAGGGTCCGTGTGTGTCCGCCTACGAAGAGAACACCGCGGTGACCTCGTTCGACGTGCATGTGGATCCGCGCTGGCCGAAGCTCGCCGACCGGCTCCACCCCGAGGTGCGGGCGGTCGCCGGAGTGCCGGTGCGGCTTGGCGGAGACCCTGTGGGCACCTTGAACGTCTACCAGTCCGAGCCCTACAACTGGGATGAGTCGGATATCCAGGCTCTTTACGCCTATGCCGACGTGATCGAGCAACTGCTCACCGCGGCGATGGCGGCCGAGGAGAAGAGCGCCCTGGCCGATCAGCTCCAGTACGCCCTCGACTACCGGGTGATCATCGAGCGGGCCGTCGGCTACCTGATGGGCAAACACGATCTCACCGCCGCCCAGGCCTTCACCGGCCTGCGCAAGCAGGCCCGGGACAGCCGCCGCCGGGTCGCCGACCTCGCGGCTGAGGTGCTCGGTGAGGGGGCCGGCGAATTACGGTGA
- a CDS encoding heavy-metal-associated domain-containing protein — MSVSTYTVTGMTCGHCVSSVKEEVGEVPGVTGVDVDLQSGRVDVSGDPLDDAAIRAAIAEAGYEVAG, encoded by the coding sequence ATGAGCGTGAGCACATATACCGTCACCGGCATGACCTGCGGCCACTGTGTGAGCTCGGTCAAGGAAGAGGTCGGCGAGGTCCCCGGCGTTACCGGGGTCGACGTCGACCTGCAGAGCGGCCGGGTGGACGTCTCGGGCGACCCCCTCGACGACGCCGCCATCCGCGCCGCCATCGCGGAAGCCGGCTACGAGGTGGCCGGCTGA
- a CDS encoding phosphatase PAP2 family protein, with the protein MSKTSVDFKGVARLILLPLAIMAVLTISVGLLITKVLQTTTLIANDQGVNEQLVDGRTAFLNDITDKMTKLSDMPTIIIATAVLIVVFRLAFKRWNESIFLLLAVFSQSAIFLLATVFSQRKRPLVQHLDPAPPTSSFPSGHTSAAVGFYCAVALVLTLHTHRYKILNVLWWAVGLAVPLGIAYSRMYRGMHHLSDVSWGLLLGAVCIAVAANALLRRRPVAGERPVVQQKVTA; encoded by the coding sequence ATGTCTAAAACGTCGGTCGATTTCAAGGGCGTGGCCCGTCTCATCCTGCTGCCACTCGCCATCATGGCCGTCCTGACGATCAGCGTCGGGCTGCTCATCACCAAGGTCCTGCAGACGACCACTCTGATCGCCAACGACCAGGGGGTCAACGAGCAGCTGGTAGACGGTCGCACGGCGTTCCTGAACGACATCACGGACAAGATGACCAAGCTGTCGGACATGCCGACGATCATCATCGCCACCGCGGTGCTCATCGTCGTCTTCCGGCTGGCGTTCAAGCGCTGGAACGAGTCGATCTTCCTGCTCCTGGCCGTGTTCTCCCAGTCGGCCATCTTCCTGCTGGCGACCGTCTTCTCCCAGCGCAAGCGGCCCTTGGTCCAGCACCTCGACCCCGCGCCGCCCACCTCCAGCTTCCCCTCCGGCCACACCAGCGCCGCGGTCGGGTTCTACTGCGCCGTCGCCCTGGTGCTGACCCTCCACACCCACCGCTACAAGATTCTCAACGTGCTGTGGTGGGCCGTCGGCCTGGCGGTCCCGCTGGGGATCGCCTACTCCCGGATGTACCGCGGGATGCACCACCTGAGCGACGTGAGCTGGGGCCTCCTGCTCGGCGCGGTCTGCATCGCGGTGGCCGCCAACGCGCTGCTCCGGCGGCGGCCGGTGGCCGGGGAACGGCCGGTGGTGCAGCAGAAGGTCACGGCATAG
- a CDS encoding quinone-dependent dihydroorotate dehydrogenase — translation MYRFVFTQLLSRIDPEDAHHLTVGALRLLSVTPVVKRLVHRRLAPRDPALRVQAFGVHFPGPFGLAAGFDKDAGCVEAMSALGFSHVEVGTITAHAQPGNARPRLFRLVKDRAIINRMGFNNAGASAAARALSRPRGVPAVVGVNIGKTKVVPEAEAVHDYVAGAKELAPLADYLVVNVSSPNTPGLRNLQAVELLRPLLQGVKEVADSTPRRTPLLVKIAPDLADDDVDAVADLALELGLDGIIATNTTISREGVSSTEPGGLSGRPLKARSLEVLRRLRARVGDRLVLVSVGGVENVDDVWERLLAGATLVQGYSALIYEGPLWAHRIHRGLSRRLRRHGVRDLREIIGRTAT, via the coding sequence ATGTATCGATTCGTGTTCACGCAGCTCCTCAGCCGCATCGACCCGGAGGATGCGCACCATCTGACGGTCGGCGCGCTCCGCCTTCTCTCGGTGACGCCCGTGGTCAAGCGGCTCGTCCACCGCCGGCTCGCGCCGCGCGACCCCGCCCTGCGCGTGCAGGCCTTCGGAGTGCACTTCCCCGGCCCCTTCGGGCTGGCGGCGGGCTTCGACAAGGACGCCGGCTGCGTGGAGGCCATGTCCGCACTCGGCTTCAGCCATGTCGAGGTCGGCACGATCACCGCGCACGCCCAGCCCGGAAACGCCAGGCCCCGGCTGTTCCGCCTGGTCAAGGACCGGGCGATCATCAACCGGATGGGCTTCAACAACGCCGGCGCGAGCGCCGCGGCGCGGGCGCTGAGCAGGCCCCGCGGTGTCCCGGCGGTGGTCGGCGTCAACATCGGCAAGACCAAGGTCGTGCCTGAGGCGGAGGCCGTCCACGACTACGTGGCCGGCGCCAAGGAGCTGGCTCCGCTGGCCGACTACCTGGTCGTCAACGTGAGCTCGCCGAACACGCCCGGTCTGCGCAACCTCCAGGCCGTCGAGCTCCTGCGCCCGCTGCTCCAGGGGGTCAAGGAGGTCGCCGACAGCACCCCCAGGCGCACCCCGCTGCTGGTCAAGATCGCCCCCGACCTGGCCGACGACGACGTGGACGCGGTCGCCGACCTGGCCCTCGAACTCGGGCTCGACGGCATCATCGCGACCAACACCACGATCAGCCGCGAGGGCGTCTCCAGCACCGAGCCCGGCGGCCTGTCCGGCCGCCCGCTGAAGGCCCGCTCGCTGGAGGTGCTGCGCAGGCTCCGCGCCCGGGTGGGCGACCGCCTGGTGCTCGTCTCCGTCGGCGGCGTCGAGAACGTGGACGACGTCTGGGAGCGCCTGCTCGCCGGGGCCACCCTGGTCCAGGGCTACAGCGCGCTGATCTACGAGGGCCCCCTCTGGGCCCACCGCATCCATCGCGGGCTCTCCCGGCGCCTGCGCCGTCACGGTGTCAGGGACCTGCGCGAAATCATCGGCCGCACCGCGACCTGA
- a CDS encoding AAA family ATPase, which translates to MFVITGIQASGKSTVAQLLAERLPRSVHVRGDGFRRMVVNGRADMTPTPSPEALDQLRLRHRLTATVSEGYTRAGFTVVAQDVILGEHLAEMVAMIKTRPLSVVVLAPRPEVVAEREAARGKNAYDAWAIQQLDHILRRQTPRIGLWLDTSDQTPAETVEDILAHAHSEP; encoded by the coding sequence GTGTTTGTCATCACCGGCATCCAGGCGTCCGGCAAGTCGACGGTCGCGCAACTGCTGGCGGAACGGCTGCCGCGGTCGGTGCACGTGCGCGGCGACGGCTTCCGGCGCATGGTGGTCAACGGCAGGGCGGACATGACGCCCACCCCCTCCCCGGAGGCCCTGGACCAGCTACGGCTGCGCCACCGGCTGACCGCGACGGTGAGCGAGGGCTACACCCGGGCCGGCTTCACCGTCGTCGCGCAGGACGTGATCCTCGGCGAGCACCTGGCCGAGATGGTGGCCATGATCAAGACCCGGCCGCTGTCCGTGGTCGTGCTGGCCCCGCGCCCCGAGGTTGTCGCCGAGCGTGAGGCGGCGCGGGGAAAGAACGCCTACGACGCCTGGGCGATCCAGCAGCTCGATCACATCCTCCGCAGGCAGACCCCCCGCATCGGCCTCTGGCTCGACACCTCGGACCAGACGCCCGCCGAGACGGTCGAGGACATCCTCGCCCACGCGCACAGCGAGCCGTGA